Proteins co-encoded in one Candidatus Binatia bacterium genomic window:
- a CDS encoding methylated-DNA--[protein]-cysteine S-methyltransferase — translation MPGDPQQPARRARQAEVVRIAERVLKTPVGVLQVAASDDAILYIELPRRRGSEPRFERWLHGRLLRRGETPVLRAALAQLRQYFAGKRRRFDVPVDPAGTEFQQRVWRLVADIPYGETVSYGRLAAELGGPELARAVGAAVGANPIPIVIPCHRVIGADGSLTGYRGGLQMKIWLLRHEGALLA, via the coding sequence ATGCCGGGCGATCCGCAGCAGCCAGCACGCAGGGCGCGCCAGGCGGAGGTCGTCAGGATCGCTGAGCGCGTTCTGAAGACGCCGGTTGGCGTCTTGCAGGTCGCTGCGTCAGACGATGCGATCCTGTACATTGAACTGCCTCGCCGTCGCGGTTCCGAACCGCGCTTCGAGCGCTGGCTTCATGGCCGCCTTCTCCGCCGCGGCGAGACGCCGGTACTGCGGGCTGCCCTTGCCCAACTCCGCCAATACTTCGCCGGCAAGCGCCGGCGCTTCGATGTGCCGGTGGACCCCGCCGGTACGGAATTCCAGCAGCGTGTGTGGCGATTGGTCGCGGATATTCCGTATGGGGAAACCGTTTCGTATGGCCGTCTGGCTGCGGAACTTGGTGGCCCCGAGCTGGCGCGCGCCGTGGGTGCAGCTGTCGGTGCCAACCCCATTCCCATCGTCATTCCCTGCCACCGCGTCATCGGTGCCGACGGCTCCCTGACGGGCTACCGCGGCGGCTTGCAGATGAAGATCTGGCTGCTGCGTCATGAGGGTGCGCTGTTGGCGTGA
- a CDS encoding transcriptional repressor, which translates to MNRSDHGTTTLRALEAACRRHGVPLTVQRRVILQALASRDDHPTPDQILEQVRARLPEVSRTTVYRVLDTLVNLGLAVKICSPGTSARFDPKTHRHHHLVCLQCEKVIDFEAPALNSLPLPDAKAHAFDIHDYSVHFRGLCAACKGQRADPNQKRQRRPPAKIKGKTR; encoded by the coding sequence ATGAACCGATCGGACCATGGAACCACCACGCTGAGGGCGCTGGAGGCGGCGTGCCGACGGCACGGCGTGCCGCTCACGGTACAGCGCCGCGTGATTCTGCAAGCCCTTGCCAGCCGTGACGACCACCCGACACCCGACCAGATTTTAGAACAGGTGCGCGCGCGCCTCCCGGAGGTCTCCCGCACCACCGTCTATCGGGTGCTCGATACGCTCGTGAACCTTGGGCTCGCCGTCAAAATCTGCAGCCCAGGCACCAGCGCGCGCTTCGATCCCAAGACTCACCGTCATCATCATCTCGTGTGCCTGCAGTGCGAGAAAGTCATAGACTTCGAGGCGCCCGCGCTCAACTCCCTGCCCCTTCCCGATGCGAAAGCGCACGCGTTCGACATCCACGACTACTCGGTCCATTTTCGTGGCCTCTGCGCGGCCTGTAAGGGGCAGCGGGCTGACCCGAACCAGAAGCGCCAGCGGCGGCCACCTGCCAAGATCAAGGGGAAGACCCGATGA
- a CDS encoding cytochrome B6 — MKRPSWSVRRTIYTGVYAAALVLPLAVAAEEPAKNSSYAPVAIGEDFSAIMARMKAAKAGVEKRQADLLKERYDLSNRPAKGVTMSRGKAVQEGVRATLSKGVTWEALAAMSPDEIRDKDTFPAGFLPLPHPNHPEGGMLFPKFHIDEIKKQEGRDLTRFDLDFDLPDHFLPEFPAPIYLTTRPDLGDVSKGKLLTVDNYYELFNGILNPKQIDGLRLLLTPFPQQQFNQTEDRRSERPSRGVACFDCHANGHTNASTHLVGDIRPQEFRHRIETPSLRGVNIQRLFGSQRALKSVEDFTEFEQRAAYFDGDPVTATKKGVNILERASQVHDMAEFQELLDFPPAPKLGIDGKLEPTKATESERRGQDLFFGKAQCASCHPAPYYTDNTMHNLQVERFYKPRMINGLMASADGPIKTFPLRGIKDSPPYLHDGRLLTLEDTVAFFNLVTSVKLNEQEKTDLVAFMRQL, encoded by the coding sequence ATGAAACGACCATCATGGAGCGTCAGACGGACGATATACACCGGTGTGTATGCTGCTGCCCTCGTCCTTCCACTCGCGGTGGCGGCGGAAGAGCCGGCGAAGAACTCCAGCTACGCGCCCGTCGCCATCGGCGAGGACTTCAGCGCGATCATGGCGCGCATGAAGGCGGCCAAAGCCGGGGTGGAGAAGCGGCAGGCCGATCTGCTCAAGGAACGCTACGACCTGAGCAACCGGCCGGCGAAGGGCGTCACCATGTCGCGCGGCAAAGCGGTCCAGGAAGGGGTCCGCGCGACGCTGTCAAAAGGGGTGACCTGGGAGGCGCTCGCCGCGATGAGCCCCGATGAGATCCGGGACAAGGATACCTTCCCCGCAGGTTTCCTGCCGCTCCCTCATCCAAATCACCCCGAAGGTGGTATGCTCTTCCCCAAGTTCCACATCGACGAGATCAAGAAACAGGAAGGCCGCGATCTCACCCGTTTCGACCTGGACTTCGACCTGCCTGATCACTTCCTCCCGGAGTTTCCAGCCCCGATCTACTTGACGACACGCCCCGATCTCGGTGACGTATCGAAGGGCAAGCTCCTGACCGTCGACAATTACTACGAGCTGTTCAATGGGATCTTGAACCCGAAGCAGATCGACGGCCTCCGCCTGCTGCTCACCCCCTTTCCACAGCAGCAGTTCAACCAAACCGAAGACCGCCGCTCCGAGCGGCCGAGCCGGGGCGTTGCCTGCTTCGACTGCCATGCAAACGGCCACACCAACGCCTCCACGCATCTCGTCGGCGACATCCGCCCGCAGGAGTTCCGCCACCGCATCGAGACCCCGTCGCTGCGGGGTGTGAACATCCAGCGTCTCTTCGGCTCCCAGCGGGCACTGAAGAGCGTTGAAGACTTCACCGAGTTCGAGCAGCGCGCCGCCTACTTCGACGGGGATCCGGTGACCGCCACCAAGAAGGGCGTCAACATCCTCGAACGCGCCAGCCAGGTCCACGACATGGCGGAGTTCCAGGAACTGCTCGACTTCCCACCGGCCCCGAAGCTCGGCATCGACGGCAAGCTGGAGCCCACGAAAGCCACCGAGTCGGAGAGGCGCGGCCAGGATCTCTTCTTCGGGAAGGCCCAGTGTGCCAGCTGCCACCCGGCCCCCTATTACACCGACAACACCATGCACAATCTCCAGGTGGAGCGCTTTTACAAACCGCGCATGATCAACGGCCTCATGGCCAGCGCCGATGGGCCTATCAAGACCTTCCCCCTGCGCGGCATCAAGGATTCCCCGCCGTACCTGCACGACGGGCGATTGCTGACGCTGGAGGACACCGTCGCGTTCTTCAATCTCGTGACCAGCGTCAAGCTCAACGAGCAGGAGAAGACGGATCTTGTGGCCTTCATGCGGCAGCTCTAA